One window of the Thermococcus sp. P6 genome contains the following:
- a CDS encoding lipoate protein ligase C-terminal domain-containing protein: protein MGVKHHVGEQKARKGLIRVEFDERDGRAEHVRITGDFFVHPEEAIGELERRLEGRKIEELEHLIDEFFSMRMDVEMPYVNVEDFKIALKRALKD, encoded by the coding sequence ATGGGTGTGAAGCACCACGTCGGCGAGCAAAAGGCCAGAAAGGGTCTGATACGGGTGGAGTTCGACGAGAGGGATGGACGGGCTGAACACGTCAGGATCACCGGGGATTTCTTCGTTCATCCTGAGGAAGCCATCGGGGAGCTCGAAAGAAGGCTTGAAGGGAGAAAAATCGAGGAACTGGAGCACCTTATAGACGAGTTCTTCTCCATGAGGATGGACGTGGAGATGCCCTACGTCAACGTTGAGGACTTCAAGATAGCCCTCAAGAGGGCCCTGAAGGATTGA
- a CDS encoding Na(+)/H(+) antiporter subunit B yields the protein MMKRLLAIGLILVIGYWLANGLAGVPFGEDRMLVGQYYLDNVKQQTGAINAVTAVVVNYRGFDTLGEVTVLFIASTGVGALLWRRKKERTAEVEGSVVLTTGTKLLVPFVILFGSYIFIHGHLTPGGGFPGGATIATAFLLLYMAFTAYEIPHKGFEKTEGVAGMSYVLVGLIGLAIGGYFLFDWIWQTWKIGTVGELLSGGFIPVIYMLIGIKVGTELSGIIDNMIKEGVSE from the coding sequence ATGATGAAGCGTCTCCTTGCGATAGGTCTAATCCTTGTAATCGGTTACTGGCTCGCGAACGGCCTCGCCGGGGTTCCCTTCGGCGAGGACAGGATGCTCGTTGGGCAGTATTACCTCGACAACGTGAAGCAGCAGACGGGTGCGATCAACGCTGTAACGGCCGTCGTCGTCAACTACCGTGGCTTCGATACGCTCGGCGAGGTTACCGTGCTCTTCATAGCCTCGACCGGTGTCGGGGCGCTCCTCTGGAGGAGAAAGAAGGAGAGGACCGCCGAGGTTGAGGGTTCGGTTGTTCTTACAACCGGAACGAAGCTCCTCGTGCCCTTCGTCATCCTCTTCGGTTCGTACATATTCATCCACGGACACCTCACGCCGGGTGGAGGATTCCCGGGAGGGGCAACGATAGCCACGGCCTTCCTTCTGCTCTACATGGCCTTCACGGCATACGAGATACCCCACAAGGGCTTTGAAAAGACGGAAGGCGTTGCCGGGATGAGCTACGTCCTCGTGGGCCTCATCGGGCTCGCCATAGGCGGTTACTTCCTCTTCGACTGGATATGGCAGACGTGGAAGATCGGCACCGTCGGAGAACTGTTGAGCGGTGGTTTCATACCGGTCATCTACATGCTCATAGGCATCAAGGTCGGCACCGAACTCAGCGGAATCATCGACAACATGATCAAGGAGGGGGTGAGCGAATGA
- a CDS encoding radical SAM protein, translated as MIEIRLPHARFEDGGENIRLIWRGTLYAEFEKRELRRIIKRKYRTEPEVTAKNGALLIDDDRSGLEKYIAIYIQNNLGRVLRNRYTGRRVIYIHEGMEVPLLGYNAFGLIDRGTNLIQVRGASGCNLSCIFCSVDEGPYSRTRRLDYVVDIDYLTKWFNRVAEIKGKKLEAHIDGQGEPLIYPFRVELVEKLRGNPAVSVISMQSNGTILDEGLVEELAEAGLDRVNLSLHSLDPEKARMLMGMKSYDLEHVLEMAEALVNAGIDVLIAPVIIFGINDDEAEAFIEFARKIGAGKRWPALGFQNYIPYKFGRNPAIARPVPFREFYAWLRRLEEKTGMKPLVLKPKHFGMERREFIPLAFRPGEVVKAEVVLPGRIEGEMLARARNRLIEVINTDAEVGERIRVRIVRTRHGIYIGTPLP; from the coding sequence ATGATCGAGATCAGGCTCCCCCACGCGCGCTTCGAAGACGGGGGCGAGAACATCAGACTGATCTGGAGGGGTACCCTTTACGCGGAATTCGAAAAAAGGGAACTCCGACGGATCATCAAAAGGAAGTACCGCACAGAACCCGAGGTAACCGCCAAAAACGGCGCACTGCTCATAGACGACGACCGCTCCGGCCTCGAAAAGTACATCGCCATCTACATTCAGAACAACCTCGGGAGGGTCCTGAGGAACCGTTACACCGGCAGGAGGGTTATCTACATCCACGAGGGGATGGAAGTCCCTCTCCTCGGATACAACGCCTTCGGGCTGATAGACAGGGGGACCAATCTGATTCAGGTCAGGGGAGCCAGCGGCTGCAACCTCAGCTGCATCTTCTGCTCCGTCGACGAAGGGCCCTACTCGAGGACGAGAAGGCTCGATTACGTTGTTGACATCGACTACCTGACGAAGTGGTTCAACCGTGTGGCCGAAATCAAGGGAAAGAAATTGGAAGCGCACATCGACGGTCAGGGCGAACCCCTGATATACCCCTTCAGGGTTGAGCTGGTGGAGAAGCTGAGGGGGAATCCTGCCGTTTCGGTGATATCCATGCAGAGCAACGGGACCATTCTCGACGAGGGGCTCGTTGAGGAGCTGGCGGAGGCGGGACTCGACAGGGTTAACCTCTCGCTCCACTCCCTCGACCCCGAGAAGGCGAGGATGCTCATGGGGATGAAGAGCTACGACCTCGAACACGTTCTCGAGATGGCGGAAGCGCTCGTTAACGCAGGAATAGACGTTCTCATAGCCCCGGTTATAATCTTTGGGATAAACGACGACGAGGCCGAGGCTTTCATCGAGTTTGCGAGAAAGATAGGTGCGGGAAAACGCTGGCCCGCCCTCGGATTTCAGAACTACATCCCCTACAAGTTCGGGAGGAACCCAGCGATAGCCCGGCCCGTTCCCTTCAGGGAGTTCTACGCATGGTTAAGAAGACTGGAGGAGAAGACGGGGATGAAACCCCTCGTTCTGAAGCCGAAGCACTTTGGAATGGAGAGGCGCGAGTTCATCCCCCTTGCCTTCCGGCCCGGTGAGGTGGTCAAGGCTGAGGTGGTCCTTCCCGGCAGGATAGAGGGCGAGATGCTCGCCAGAGCGAGGAACCGTCTCATAGAGGTCATAAACACCGACGCGGAGGTGGGCGAGAGGATACGGGTCAGGATAGTGAGGACGAGGCACGGCATCTACATCGGGACGCCCCTTCCATGA
- a CDS encoding arginine--tRNA ligase, with the protein MGYAEVKEKVRLILEKTLRETLEEAGKEWSGEITFEDTPSIELGDFGTAVSFQLARVFRRAPKLIAEEIAGRMEGRLPEEISRVTAVNGYLNFHLNYATFGRALVGEILEKGDAYGESKVGAGRKVIVEHTSVNPTKPLHMGHARNAVLGDTMARILRKLGYRVEVQNYIDDLGVQFAQVLWGYLNLGEEVERIEAEVREKNLKEDSIDHVLGLLYVEVNRLIEENPGIEREIRELMKRLEKGDEEGRELAERVVRAQMMTTRRMAVSYDLLSWESDVVRSGVFEEAYRLIEASENFFWATEGKYRGAFVMDLRKLFPEMKNPFLVLKRNDGTATYTGKDIAYHLWKFGKVNADMLYKPWDEETWTTAPDGERMPGRFGNADVVINVIGAEQRHPQMAVKYALQLLGFEESARNFHHLAYEHVVRPEGRFSGRKGTWVGFTVDEVLNEAVRRAEELVKEKNPSLSGDEMKRIAEAVGVGAVRFNLLKYSPDKEITFRWEDVLNFQGESAPYVQYAHARCASILRKAQETGVETDRETLMEKADFSKLTDREKELIKLLASFPEVVETAGRDLKPHLIPWYANELASLFNRFYMDHPVLKAGEGIREERLLLVLAVKVTLRNALELLGIEAPERM; encoded by the coding sequence ATGGGATACGCTGAAGTTAAGGAGAAGGTCAGGCTCATCCTCGAGAAAACCCTGAGGGAAACCCTTGAAGAAGCCGGGAAGGAGTGGAGCGGTGAGATAACCTTCGAAGATACCCCCAGCATCGAACTCGGCGATTTTGGAACCGCCGTTTCCTTCCAACTCGCGAGGGTATTCAGGAGGGCGCCAAAGCTCATAGCGGAGGAGATAGCCGGAAGGATGGAGGGCAGGCTTCCGGAGGAGATATCAAGGGTAACGGCCGTAAACGGTTACCTGAACTTCCACCTGAACTACGCGACCTTCGGCAGGGCCCTCGTGGGGGAGATACTCGAGAAGGGAGATGCCTACGGAGAGAGTAAAGTGGGGGCCGGAAGGAAGGTGATAGTGGAGCACACCTCCGTGAACCCGACCAAACCACTCCACATGGGGCACGCCCGGAACGCGGTTCTGGGAGATACGATGGCGAGGATACTGAGGAAGCTCGGCTACAGGGTTGAGGTTCAGAACTACATAGACGACCTCGGGGTCCAGTTCGCTCAGGTCCTCTGGGGTTACCTGAACCTCGGGGAGGAGGTTGAGAGGATAGAGGCGGAGGTAAGGGAGAAAAACCTCAAGGAAGATTCCATCGATCACGTTCTCGGCCTCCTCTACGTCGAGGTCAACAGGCTGATCGAGGAGAACCCCGGGATTGAGAGGGAAATCCGCGAGCTGATGAAACGGCTCGAGAAGGGTGATGAGGAGGGAAGGGAACTTGCAGAGCGCGTGGTACGGGCCCAGATGATGACCACCCGCCGTATGGCGGTAAGCTACGACCTCCTCAGCTGGGAGAGCGACGTGGTGAGGAGCGGCGTATTCGAGGAAGCCTACAGGCTCATAGAGGCCAGCGAGAACTTCTTCTGGGCCACGGAGGGCAAATACCGGGGAGCCTTCGTTATGGACCTTAGGAAGCTCTTTCCGGAGATGAAGAACCCCTTCCTCGTCCTGAAGAGGAACGACGGAACGGCAACCTACACGGGCAAGGACATAGCCTACCACCTCTGGAAGTTCGGAAAGGTTAACGCCGACATGCTCTACAAACCATGGGATGAAGAAACGTGGACAACCGCTCCGGATGGCGAGAGGATGCCGGGCAGGTTTGGAAACGCCGACGTGGTCATCAACGTCATCGGCGCCGAGCAGAGGCACCCGCAGATGGCCGTGAAGTACGCCCTTCAGCTCCTCGGATTCGAGGAGAGCGCCCGCAACTTCCACCACCTCGCCTACGAACACGTCGTCAGGCCGGAAGGCAGGTTCTCCGGAAGGAAGGGTACGTGGGTCGGCTTCACGGTCGATGAGGTCCTCAACGAGGCCGTTCGCAGGGCCGAGGAGCTCGTGAAGGAGAAGAATCCTTCCCTGAGCGGGGATGAGATGAAGAGGATAGCGGAGGCCGTTGGTGTCGGGGCCGTCCGCTTCAACCTCCTGAAGTACAGCCCCGACAAGGAGATCACCTTCAGGTGGGAAGACGTGCTCAACTTCCAGGGGGAGAGCGCCCCCTACGTTCAGTACGCCCATGCAAGGTGCGCCTCAATACTGCGGAAGGCCCAAGAGACAGGGGTGGAAACGGACAGGGAGACGCTCATGGAGAAGGCGGACTTCTCAAAACTGACAGACCGCGAAAAGGAGCTCATCAAGCTCCTCGCATCCTTCCCGGAGGTGGTGGAGACGGCCGGAAGGGACCTCAAACCCCACCTGATACCGTGGTACGCCAACGAACTCGCCTCGCTCTTCAACAGGTTCTACATGGACCACCCGGTTTTGAAGGCCGGGGAAGGAATAAGGGAGGAGAGGCTACTGCTCGTGCTCGCGGTGAAGGTAACCCTCAGGAACGCACTCGAGCTTCTCGGCATAGAGGCCCCGGAGAGGATGTAA
- a CDS encoding monovalent cation/H+ antiporter complex subunit F: protein MIEINVYLALIAIATLFSIYRFLRGPTTVDRLVAVDIMTTITTGLMVLFALYYRRIIFLDVALVYAILAFGGVIAFARYMEGGL, encoded by the coding sequence ATGATAGAGATAAACGTTTACCTCGCCCTGATAGCGATAGCAACGTTATTCAGCATTTACAGGTTCCTGAGGGGACCGACCACGGTGGACAGGCTCGTCGCGGTTGACATCATGACCACCATCACCACGGGGCTCATGGTCCTCTTTGCCCTGTACTACAGAAGGATAATATTCCTCGACGTTGCGCTCGTCTACGCGATACTCGCCTTCGGAGGGGTGATAGCCTTCGCGCGCTATATGGAGGGAGGCCTATGA
- a CDS encoding UDP-N-acetyl-D-mannosamine dehydrogenase has translation MMERIEKGEAKIAVIGLGYIGLPTAIMFANAGFQVTGYEIREEVVEEINSGKAHIVEPDIENLLREAIRRGNLRATSNPDDIRDMDVYIVCVQTPLNEDKSPDLGYLESAIKTVAGVMKRGSLVVIESTVPPLTTVKMASLIEKIRGFKAGEDFYMVHAPERVMPGRIFRELVYNSRIFGGITPESAELAERLYRSFVKGQTFKTSSTVSEVVKLMENTFRDVNIALANEFAYLAHQYGINVFEAIELANTHPRVRIHLPGIGVGGHCLPKDPHLLLWPAKDDFGLIRLAREVNDGMPLLAKDLLFSALKAVNLPPEKAVVAVLGLAYKGNSDDVRNSPALAFVDEIKDDVKEVRTYDPFVGGSCGTVEEALHGADAAVIATDHDAFRELNWEELGKLMRTRILVDGRHLIEKPPEGFVFRGIGRGEY, from the coding sequence ATGATGGAGAGGATAGAGAAGGGAGAGGCGAAGATAGCCGTGATCGGTCTCGGCTACATCGGCCTCCCCACGGCCATAATGTTCGCAAACGCGGGTTTTCAGGTCACGGGTTACGAGATAAGGGAGGAGGTTGTTGAGGAAATAAACTCCGGAAAGGCCCACATCGTTGAGCCGGACATAGAGAACCTCCTCAGAGAGGCCATCAGGAGGGGAAACCTCCGGGCCACTTCGAACCCGGACGACATAAGGGACATGGACGTTTACATAGTATGCGTCCAGACCCCGCTTAATGAGGACAAAAGCCCGGATCTTGGATACCTCGAAAGTGCCATCAAAACGGTCGCCGGGGTCATGAAGAGGGGCTCGCTGGTGGTGATAGAGAGCACGGTTCCTCCCCTGACGACCGTTAAGATGGCGAGCCTCATAGAGAAGATAAGGGGCTTCAAAGCCGGCGAGGACTTCTACATGGTTCACGCTCCCGAGAGGGTGATGCCGGGGAGGATATTCAGGGAACTCGTCTACAACTCCCGCATCTTCGGAGGGATAACCCCCGAAAGTGCCGAACTCGCCGAGAGGCTTTACCGCTCCTTCGTGAAGGGTCAGACGTTCAAAACAAGCTCAACGGTCAGCGAAGTCGTCAAGCTCATGGAGAACACCTTCAGGGACGTGAACATAGCCCTGGCCAACGAATTCGCCTACCTCGCCCACCAGTACGGCATAAACGTCTTCGAGGCTATAGAGCTGGCCAACACCCATCCGAGGGTCAGGATCCACCTGCCGGGAATAGGTGTCGGAGGGCACTGCCTGCCGAAGGATCCACACCTCCTCCTCTGGCCCGCGAAAGACGACTTCGGCCTGATAAGGCTCGCGAGGGAGGTAAACGACGGCATGCCCCTTCTCGCGAAGGACCTGCTCTTCAGTGCCCTCAAAGCCGTTAACCTTCCACCCGAGAAGGCCGTAGTTGCAGTCCTCGGTCTGGCCTACAAGGGAAACAGCGACGACGTCAGGAACTCCCCGGCGCTGGCTTTTGTGGACGAAATAAAGGACGACGTTAAAGAGGTAAGGACGTACGATCCCTTCGTGGGCGGGAGCTGTGGCACCGTTGAGGAGGCCCTCCACGGGGCGGATGCGGCTGTGATAGCCACGGACCACGACGCCTTCAGGGAGCTCAACTGGGAGGAGCTGGGGAAGCTCATGAGGACGAGGATCCTCGTTGACGGCAGGCACCTGATAGAGAAACCGCCGGAGGGCTTCGTTTTCAGGGGCATAGGGAGGGGTGAGTATTGA
- a CDS encoding Na+/H+ antiporter subunit E, with translation MGEASKVSRYLYTVIVLFLIWLFLTASLDPQEMLVGLLLALIVGAFTYEIFTTNGLANLSPRRIVYAIAYVPYFLWAMIMANLDVAYRVLHPKRPINPGIVECRTVLKSDVGKLALANSITLTPGTITLDVDGDRYFIHWIDVKDASVEGASRNITAPFEKFLKVIFG, from the coding sequence ATGGGAGAAGCAAGCAAGGTAAGTCGTTACCTGTACACGGTTATTGTGCTTTTTCTGATATGGCTGTTCCTGACGGCCAGTCTGGATCCACAGGAGATGCTGGTTGGCCTGTTACTGGCACTCATAGTGGGCGCCTTCACCTACGAGATATTCACCACCAACGGCCTCGCGAACCTCAGCCCCAGGAGGATCGTCTATGCGATAGCCTACGTCCCCTACTTTCTATGGGCCATGATAATGGCGAACCTTGACGTCGCCTACAGGGTTCTGCACCCCAAGAGGCCGATAAATCCGGGAATCGTTGAATGCAGGACCGTTCTAAAGAGCGATGTCGGAAAGCTCGCCCTTGCGAACTCGATCACGCTAACGCCCGGAACCATAACCCTTGACGTTGACGGTGACAGATACTTCATACACTGGATAGACGTTAAGGACGCCTCGGTTGAGGGTGCGTCCCGGAACATAACCGCTCCCTTTGAAAAATTCCTGAAGGTGATCTTCGGATGA
- the mnhG gene encoding monovalent cation/H(+) antiporter subunit G has product MNAFAITGEILVLIGTFFYMLSALGLIRMPDVYNRMQTSTKSATLGSLGVMIGVGIWALGTDFGSVAWFTKTLVIAIFLLLTNPISAHALIRAAYRNGIPLWEGSVVDRYREHMEAKKEEGDEE; this is encoded by the coding sequence ATGAACGCGTTCGCTATCACGGGGGAGATTCTGGTTCTCATCGGCACGTTCTTCTACATGCTCTCCGCCCTTGGTCTCATCAGGATGCCCGACGTCTACAACAGGATGCAGACCTCAACGAAGAGCGCCACCCTCGGCTCCCTCGGTGTCATGATCGGTGTGGGCATCTGGGCCCTTGGGACGGACTTCGGAAGCGTCGCCTGGTTCACGAAGACTCTGGTCATAGCCATCTTCCTTCTGCTGACGAATCCGATAAGCGCTCACGCCCTCATAAGGGCGGCCTACAGGAACGGCATTCCCCTGTGGGAGGGTAGCGTTGTCGACAGGTACCGCGAGCACATGGAGGCCAAAAAGGAGGAAGGTGATGAGGAATGA
- a CDS encoding DUF4040 domain-containing protein → MSAIAVIEYIIIALMVVSAIFAVEWRDLLAAVVGMAAVSLFASILFFMLQAPDVAMTEAAIGAALSGAVFILAIKRTRRFESEEEEKPGWWVRW, encoded by the coding sequence ATGAGCGCCATTGCCGTTATTGAGTACATCATAATAGCCCTTATGGTGGTCTCCGCAATATTCGCAGTCGAGTGGAGGGACCTCCTTGCGGCGGTGGTTGGAATGGCCGCGGTGAGCCTCTTCGCGTCCATACTGTTCTTCATGCTTCAGGCACCGGACGTTGCGATGACGGAAGCAGCCATAGGGGCAGCGCTGAGCGGGGCGGTGTTCATCCTCGCCATAAAGAGGACCCGGCGCTTTGAGAGCGAGGAAGAGGAGAAGCCCGGCTGGTGGGTGAGGTGGTAA
- the wecB gene encoding non-hydrolyzing UDP-N-acetylglucosamine 2-epimerase, producing the protein MKPAFVFGTRPEIIKLAPVVRAFEERSVKPLLIHTGQHYDYEMSRVFLEELELDGIDYHLEVGSGTQAEQTGRAMIGIERVLMKEKPDVVLVQGDTNTVLAGALAGVKLKIPVAHVEAGLRSFDRTMPEEINRILTDHASEVLFPPTEEARKNLEREGVTRNVYVVGNTIVDAVLQNSKMAERKSDVLERLGLKPGEYVLVTAHRAENTDSRENLERLVGILEELPMRAVYPMHPRTRNRLKEFGLWERVGSIEKLLVTEPLGYLDFLRLEKNAFAVMTDSGGIQEESIILNVPCLTLRYNTERPETVKAGGNVLVGLEKELVLKYLKRLMEDGEFYRRMASSKNPFGDGMAGERIAGILLELYERGELRVRSSRFI; encoded by the coding sequence TTGAAACCGGCCTTCGTCTTCGGAACGAGGCCGGAGATAATCAAGCTCGCACCCGTCGTAAGGGCCTTCGAGGAGAGGTCTGTAAAGCCCCTCCTGATCCACACGGGGCAGCACTACGACTACGAGATGAGCAGGGTGTTTCTTGAAGAGCTCGAGCTCGATGGGATTGACTACCATCTTGAGGTGGGTTCCGGAACTCAGGCCGAACAGACGGGCAGGGCCATGATAGGGATCGAAAGGGTTCTGATGAAGGAAAAACCCGACGTGGTGCTCGTTCAGGGGGATACGAACACCGTCTTAGCCGGTGCTCTGGCGGGCGTGAAGCTGAAGATACCTGTTGCCCACGTGGAAGCCGGTCTGAGGAGCTTTGACAGGACCATGCCCGAGGAGATAAACAGGATTTTAACGGATCACGCCAGCGAGGTCCTCTTCCCGCCAACCGAGGAGGCGAGGAAAAACCTCGAGAGGGAGGGCGTAACCCGGAACGTTTACGTTGTGGGCAACACCATCGTGGATGCGGTTCTGCAGAACTCGAAGATGGCCGAAAGAAAGAGCGACGTTCTCGAAAGACTCGGCCTCAAACCGGGGGAGTACGTACTCGTAACCGCCCACCGCGCCGAGAACACCGACAGCAGGGAGAACCTCGAGAGGCTCGTGGGCATACTGGAGGAACTTCCTATGCGAGCCGTCTATCCAATGCACCCCAGAACGAGGAATAGGCTGAAGGAGTTCGGGCTCTGGGAGAGGGTTGGCTCGATCGAGAAGCTCCTCGTAACCGAACCCCTCGGTTACCTCGACTTCCTCAGGCTGGAGAAGAACGCCTTCGCCGTGATGACCGATTCGGGCGGAATACAGGAGGAGAGCATAATCCTTAACGTGCCGTGCCTCACCCTCCGCTACAACACCGAGAGGCCCGAGACGGTTAAGGCCGGTGGTAACGTCCTCGTGGGCCTCGAGAAGGAGCTCGTCCTGAAGTATCTGAAGCGGCTCATGGAGGATGGGGAGTTCTACAGAAGAATGGCCTCCTCAAAGAACCCCTTCGGTGACGGAATGGCCGGCGAGAGGATAGCCGGGATTCTGCTCGAACTGTATGAGAGGGGAGAGCTCAGGGTCAGGAGCTCGAGGTTCATCTGA
- a CDS encoding DUF354 domain-containing protein — MKVWIDITNAPHVHFFKGVIRELEKTGHEVIITTREFDGLTGILDMLGFDYYVVGKHGGATLEGKLLASAERTYRLSKLIIEEKPDLALYKHSAEAPRVAFGLQIPAIGFVDNETAIGQNKLILPYTTLLLYPKAIDAYELLKHGADPNGMRPVNGFSELAHLHSFVPDRKVLRELGLKAGEYLVMRTEPVKANYFHGPEKSVLEDVIPLLPDMPIVLFPRTARQRKRFERFDNVIMPERAVDSLSLLHYARVMVGAGGTMNREAIALGTPTVSTYPGKLLAVTKWLVERGLEFHSTDPLKVAETVEKLIETNGSYRAYLRSIVSGLENPMDVILREIENYEESGAFMTVKMEETLETGNPGGYVGLNGSRDEE, encoded by the coding sequence ATGAAGGTATGGATCGACATCACGAACGCCCCTCACGTTCACTTCTTCAAGGGTGTAATCAGGGAGCTGGAGAAGACGGGCCACGAGGTTATAATCACGACGAGGGAGTTCGATGGGTTAACGGGTATTCTGGACATGCTCGGATTCGATTACTACGTTGTTGGAAAGCATGGGGGCGCAACGCTCGAGGGAAAGCTTCTGGCGAGCGCTGAGAGAACCTACAGGCTTTCCAAACTCATAATTGAGGAGAAGCCGGATCTGGCCCTCTACAAGCACTCCGCCGAGGCCCCGAGGGTTGCCTTCGGTCTCCAGATACCGGCCATAGGCTTCGTTGACAACGAGACAGCTATCGGGCAGAACAAGCTCATCCTGCCTTACACCACGCTCCTCCTCTATCCAAAGGCCATAGACGCCTACGAGCTCCTGAAACACGGGGCGGATCCAAACGGAATGCGGCCGGTTAACGGTTTCTCCGAGCTGGCGCACCTCCACTCTTTCGTTCCCGACAGGAAGGTCCTCCGGGAGCTCGGCCTGAAGGCCGGTGAATACCTCGTCATGCGCACCGAACCCGTGAAGGCCAACTACTTCCACGGACCGGAGAAAAGCGTTCTCGAGGACGTTATCCCCCTCCTTCCGGACATGCCGATCGTGCTCTTCCCGAGAACGGCACGGCAGAGAAAACGCTTTGAGCGCTTCGATAACGTTATAATGCCGGAGCGAGCCGTTGACAGCTTGAGCCTTCTCCACTACGCCAGAGTCATGGTAGGTGCAGGCGGAACGATGAACAGGGAAGCGATAGCCCTTGGAACGCCGACGGTCTCAACCTATCCCGGGAAGCTGCTGGCAGTTACGAAATGGCTCGTGGAGAGGGGGCTGGAGTTTCACTCAACGGACCCGCTGAAGGTTGCCGAAACCGTGGAGAAGCTGATCGAAACCAACGGGAGCTATCGCGCCTACCTGAGGAGCATCGTGAGCGGTCTTGAGAACCCCATGGACGTTATCCTGAGGGAGATAGAGAACTACGAGGAGTCCGGAGCCTTCATGACGGTGAAAATGGAAGAAACCTTAGAGACCGGCAACCCGGGGGGTTACGTAGGTCTCAACGGCAGCCGCGACGAGGAGTAG
- a CDS encoding ACT domain-containing protein: MWGKLEHYFDEYPVRKQIAKTLLRYGLRVSEDMKVRAGDIEVPYTKIAKALDVDRRVVKETVGMILKTPELRHVYMNLEPTVHMKHVGRHVGYGVIEIEPEPRAIGILAKIAQKIAERDINIIQVVAEDPELYPEATLTITTEKPVPGDLINELSKLEGVKRISIY, from the coding sequence ATGTGGGGAAAGCTGGAGCATTACTTTGACGAATACCCCGTGAGGAAACAGATCGCCAAAACCCTCCTCAGATACGGCCTCAGGGTTTCCGAGGACATGAAGGTAAGGGCTGGGGACATAGAGGTCCCCTACACCAAGATCGCCAAGGCCCTCGACGTTGACAGGAGGGTCGTTAAGGAAACCGTGGGGATGATACTCAAGACGCCCGAACTGAGGCACGTGTACATGAACCTCGAGCCGACGGTTCACATGAAGCACGTTGGCAGACACGTTGGCTACGGCGTCATAGAGATCGAACCCGAGCCGAGGGCCATAGGGATACTCGCGAAGATAGCCCAGAAGATAGCCGAAAGGGACATCAACATAATTCAGGTGGTGGCGGAGGACCCGGAGCTCTACCCCGAGGCGACCCTAACGATAACCACCGAAAAGCCGGTTCCCGGCGATCTGATAAACGAGCTCTCCAAGCTGGAGGGTGTGAAGAGGATATCGATATACTGA
- a CDS encoding stage II sporulation protein M, which translates to MEASTKRTIVNLLAVFLVTSLIGYLFALKNPELTAGVVNEIAREIVRKIGPVSNYGFEMFLKIFLNNSRVALLMFISGLFFGLGPWFIMATNGFAVGLVVGFSHYSKGLSLVRLLLALLPHGIIEIPAIALAGVSGILWYREAVKGGTAEKRFIRGTERAIKLLGLSILLLLVAAAVETYVTPRVAGL; encoded by the coding sequence GTGGAGGCCAGCACCAAGAGGACCATCGTTAACCTGCTCGCCGTGTTCCTCGTTACCTCCCTGATCGGCTACCTCTTCGCCCTCAAAAACCCGGAGCTTACTGCCGGGGTCGTTAATGAGATAGCCCGGGAGATCGTCAGGAAGATAGGTCCCGTCTCGAATTACGGCTTCGAAATGTTCCTTAAGATCTTCCTGAACAACTCCCGGGTGGCCCTCTTAATGTTCATCTCCGGCCTTTTCTTCGGTCTGGGGCCATGGTTCATAATGGCCACCAACGGCTTTGCGGTGGGCCTCGTCGTGGGGTTCTCCCACTACAGCAAAGGCCTCTCCCTTGTTCGGTTACTCCTCGCCCTCCTTCCCCACGGAATCATCGAGATACCGGCCATAGCGCTCGCAGGGGTCTCGGGAATCCTCTGGTACAGGGAGGCGGTGAAGGGAGGAACGGCCGAGAAAAGGTTCATAAGGGGAACTGAAAGGGCGATAAAGCTTCTGGGGCTCTCGATACTGCTACTCCTCGTCGCGGCTGCCGTTGAGACCTACGTAACCCCCCGGGTTGCCGGTCTCTAA